In the Arachis ipaensis cultivar K30076 chromosome B10, Araip1.1, whole genome shotgun sequence genome, one interval contains:
- the LOC107621742 gene encoding thaumatin-like protein, translating into MQLPKSISTLLFFIICPSIFYGNIVIEAHNATFYVHNKCSFPIWPATAPNNGQPIIADGGFYLAPNQTQKIIAPLTWNGRIWARTGCNFNSNWKPACQTGDCDGRLACKGLIGTPPATLVEFSLQGEKKASFYDVSLVDGYNIPVSVMAKNKDPKCSILGCLKELKNYCPHELEVLNTRGEVVACKSACLAFDVDNFCCRNEYGSPEKCKPNVYSNIFKEACPYYFSYAFDTPTPLANCFSKEYVLTFCPYGLGGGDNNGNGNGNGDKYQSE; encoded by the exons ATGCAGCTTCCAAAGTCCATTTCCACCTTGCTTTTCTTCATAATCTGCCCTTCCATTTTCTATG GGAATATTGTTATAGAAGCACATAATGCAACATTCTATGTGCACAATAAATGTTCTTTTCCAATATGGCCAGCAACAGCACCAAACAATGGCCAACCAATAATAGCAGATGGTGGATTCTACCTTGCTCCAAACCAAACCCAAAAGATCATAGCACCATTGACATGGAACGGTAGAATTTGGGCTAGAACAGGTTGCAACTTCAATTCGAATTGGAAACCAGCATGCCAAACTGGAGATTGCGACGGAAGACTAGCCTGCAAGGGGCTCATAGGCACGCCCCCGGCAACACTAGTCGAGTTCTCGCTCCAGGGCGAGAAAAAGGCTAGTTTCTATGACGTTAGCCTCGTTGATGGCTATAACATACCAGTTTCCGTGATGGCAAAGAACAAGGATCCTAAATGTTCAATCCTAGGATGCTTAAAAGAGTTAAAAAATTATTGCCCCCATGAGCTTGAGGTTTTGAACACTCGAGGAGAAGTTGTGGCTTGTAAAAGTGCTTGTTTGGCTTTTGATGTTGACAATTTCTGTTGTAGGAATGAATATGGTAGTCCAGAGAAGTGCAAGCCTAATGTGTACTCAAACATTTTTAAGGAGGCTTGTCCATATTATTTTAGTTATGCCTTTGATACACCTACTCCTTTGGCGAATTGTTTTTCTAAAGAGTATGTGTTAACATTTTGTCCTTATGGGTTGGGTGGTGGTGATAATAATGGTAATGGTAATGGTAATGGTGATAAGTACCAATCTGAATAG